The Geothrix sp. DNA segment CCGGCGCATCGCCGACCGCGGGGGCGTGCTGGGCGCCATGGAGACCATGTACCAGCGGGGCAAGATCCAGGAAGAGTCCATGCAGTACGAGCACCTCAAGCACAGCGGGGAGCTGCCCATCGTGGGCGTGAACACCTTCCTGAATCCGGCGCCGGCCGAGATGGGCGCCATCGAGCTCATCCGCAGCAGCGAGGATGAGAAGGCCCAGCAGATCCGCAACCTGGAGGCCTTCCACCGCCGCAACGCTGGGCGGGCCCCGGCGGCCCTGGCCGCCCTCAAAGAGGTCGCCCGCAGCGGCGGCAACCTCTTCGAGGCCCTGCTGGACACCGCCAAGATCTGCAGCCTCGGCCAGATCAGCCAGGCCCTCTACGAAGTGGGCGGGCAGTACCGACGGAACATGTAAGGTGGCCCTTGCCTGATCAGCTCCCATCCCTCGAAGGCACCACCCTCTCGGGCCGCGCCCTCTGCTTTCCGAGGGATCTGCCGGCGGCGGGCGTCGTCCTGGTGATCGGCTTCACTCATGGCGCTCGGCATGATGTGGGCGCCTGGAAGGCTGCGCTTGCGGGGCGCGGCATCGCCTTCCTCAGCCTTCCGACCGCTGAGAGGGACACGGCACCCGAATCGATGGCTGGTGTGGCAGAGGCCATGCGGGCGCATGTCCCGAGCGGTGCCTGGGATCAGGTGGTGCAGGTCCATCGGGGCGGGGAGGCCTTAAAGAAGGTATTCGGTTGGCAGGTCGATGTTTTTGCCAAGCTGCTTCGAGTGACACGCGAGGGCGACGTGCTGGCGCGTCACGACGAAGGCTCCTTCAGCGAGGATGCCCTGGCGGCCTTCCTGGGGTGATCGGTCCTCAGGCCTTATCATGGAAGCTCCATGCTTCGCTCCGTCCTGGTCCTTCCCCTCTTCGCCCTGACCCTCGCTGCCGGGACGCCACGGGTGCCGGTGAAGCCTGGCGTCACCTACCTCTACACCTACTACGACCCGCAGGGCCGCCTGGTGATCAACAACCTGCCACCCGCCTACATGAAGGGACAGGGGCTGGTGCTGAAGCACGTGGGCGTGGGCAAGGTGCGCCTCGCGGTGACGCCCGCGGAGATGGCCAGGGCCCTCAAGAGCCCCGAGCTCATCGCCCTGGTGGACGAGATCGCCCAGCGCGAGGGCGTGGACACGCACCTGGCCCGGGCCATCATCCAGGCGGAGAGCGCCTTCAACTACAAGGCCCGCTCCCGGGTCGGGGCCCTGGGCCTCATGCAGCTGATGCCCTCCACGGCCGAGCGCTTCGGGGTGCTGGATCCCTTCGATCCCCGCCAGAACATCCAGGGCGGCGTGAAATACCTGAAGTGGCTCCACGACTACTATTCCGGCGACCTCATCCGGGTGGTGGCTGCCTACAACGCCGGCGAGGGTGCCGTGAACAAGCACAAGGGCATCCCCCCCTTCCGCGAGACCCGGGCCTACGTGCCCAAGGTGCTGGACCTCTACCACCGCAAGGCCGTACAGCCGGATCCCAAGCTGGCGGGGAGCATGACCCTGCTGCAGAAGGGCCGGGGCGGCTTCAAGGTGGAGGAGGAGAAGACCGTCCCCGAGCCCACGGCGCAGCAGCGCGCCGCCACCCGCATCTACCAG contains these protein-coding regions:
- a CDS encoding transglycosylase SLT domain-containing protein, with product MLRSVLVLPLFALTLAAGTPRVPVKPGVTYLYTYYDPQGRLVINNLPPAYMKGQGLVLKHVGVGKVRLAVTPAEMARALKSPELIALVDEIAQREGVDTHLARAIIQAESAFNYKARSRVGALGLMQLMPSTAERFGVLDPFDPRQNIQGGVKYLKWLHDYYSGDLIRVVAAYNAGEGAVNKHKGIPPFRETRAYVPKVLDLYHRKAVQPDPKLAGSMTLLQKGRGGFKVEEEKTVPEPTAQQRAATRIYQWTDANGRIQISDQPPPKGTAGVKPFGAP